The Salvelinus namaycush isolate Seneca chromosome 31, SaNama_1.0, whole genome shotgun sequence genomic interval CACCTTTTTTTTTGATAAAACCAATAAAGAAATGTTTGCCCGTGCTACAGACGTCTATATCAATCCACTAATACTAGTAAAAACCCAGTGCAATACTTTTGtggtttattttttattataattcATATTTTTCagtgggtgctgcagcacccctacttccctcggcaaTGGCTGCTTTGTAGTTTATCACTGAGCAGTGATTGTGAAATTGAAGTAAATATGTTTTCTTTGGTGGTGCAAATTGCCTTTGCTTAAGCCAAAGCGGTTAGGCACACCGCAAAAAATCCTAGTCGGCCAACAGCCACAGAGAGGCCAACACACGATCCTCCAGTCATTCTCCTATGTATACAATATCTGAAAAACATAGCAAAATTGTATTTTGTAATATTAGAGTTTTGTCCTGCCTTTGTTCTGTCTGTAAGACAGAGACAATTAGCAATGACACAGTGATGTATTGTTTATTATAGGCTTACTGTTAACAATGTAGGCTACATtgtacttttacatttttttatttgaattaTTTGCCCTTTGTCGAACTGTTAATAGATCAGGGGCCTTATAAATAATATACTTAAATGTACTCAAATAACCGTTTGATTGTTTATCAGCTATCACACCCCAGCTGTCTGGTCGGTCAACTAGATACATTTGTGACACAAATGTATCTAGGCTTCTTTAATCAAAACACTGAGACCATATAGACATGCAAATTACCTGAAAGGTTTCTCGGCTCATCCTAAAAGGCAAAGTCGTTGTACCGACTTCCTCCACATAACCCTGGAGTCTTCCAATCGGCTGCTCACTTTTTCTTGTCAATACACACACTAAAATCAGTACCAGGTTCTAAACAGTCATAGATTATTACATTTTAGGCGGTCTATCCACAGTTTTACCAGAAAGAGTAGCTAAAACTAATGGAAGGGAATGAAATGTTCGTGTTGAAAAAAAAATCAACAAACTCTGTTGAAAACAAACCGGGAGCGTTCGTAAATGGAAGGCTGGATGAACACACCTCTGGAACGATACAGAGAAGATTTCTAATGTCCACTagctgaccacaaccacacaactacttaccaaaaccacacaactactgaccgggttgggtaggttaccaaatgtaatccattagttactagttaccaaaattgtaatcagtaacgtaatctgGTTACATTCAGTTAcgtttagattactttccccttaagaggcattagaagaagacaaaaatgtatgttaccaattgaacaacacctactgtaggataaataaatgttaaagtttacatagctggccatatatggatgttaaattttactttatgggttggttatgtaggcttcttctaacccatcactttctactacatataatattatatctttacattaaaaaccaaagtctatcagaattccagtaaTTTCAAAAATATTTATGcgccttgatcttcaagaattggacttggaaatatggaagtatatattagtcaaattgttttacctgagcataaccacAAAACGAATgccttattagccagccctactctgttctttatgattttgttgtcatggaggactgattgggctcattgattcaagttgaaaaataaatgctgcgctcatggaatggcatgctttgagcacaactgaaaagtgctatttaaaaatgaaaaatgaatgccatatgcttaATTTGCTATAgacctattgtttacctttttgttggtgacactttaatatcttgataatatgcagctgtttaaaggggaAATCCTTtaatgaaacaataacaaaatggttGCCCAGACTctgaaatgtaaccactctcagattattAGACAGAGCTTTGGATGCAAGGAtcgaccatccatgatatcaaaattgttttaaccatgttatgaggctatacagtgtttgtttacatttacaatgtttacaaacattggagaaaaacacgcttatattttggaggcatttctaagtcatattcttcaagaattgatatatacagtaacagtcaaaagtttggacacacctaaacattccaaggtttttctttaattttactattttctatattgcataacaatagcaagacatcaaaactatgaaagttCTGACGGACAAGTGTGTCTTGGTGGTggaaaccacacccccaagccaaCTCACATTTGGCTTCTGTCATTGCCGCcagaatttatatatatatatatatttcattttatttataaacacaaacaaaaaacacaacacaacacaaccaccacacccGATACACACCACCAGCATTTATTGAGGAGCAAGCCAAAATACTAGCCCAAAGCAGCGGGTGCCGTTCCTGTTTGGATGTTAAATGACGAAACACATActgcggtccaaacacttaaattaagtggacacttctgatgacgtttGACGAGTacacacttgcagggcaagggatgagggaggaaggaatgatttttaaatggaccacgATTGGCTAGAAATTCATCATTCGTTAATCCCGcaatgattgtgttttcagccaccggtggcttgtgggtgctttatatgcgctacattcaattatgagtgcatgtctacttattttaaatatattgtaatgacctgactagatcatgaaggaacaattgtccagacagaggattgagtttacgaattgacggtttattaacccactttacacaggctactgtttgcccgtagcccacgccaaataaattaAAGATAaccacaagccaaccgtgaccttctcttgtgaaggccagacataagagagagaacaaaggctaaacctggtcttaacttccaatgctccatccccctgcccaacccccctccacgccactccgccaaccgccacgatgcccggcatcagaactttccaggcattcccgtgattggcagatagcaggttgaatgtcggaccccgcgaacactgggtactggtaagtacaacacaaccacctactagcctaacacataactcactgtgcgggtcgctacaatataaTTATGaatatacgcctactgtatgatagctagtaaatgaattagctaactaatgttagcctgcctagctgggaCTTCTGAAGaagtaaaatgttttatttctacaatttccaaaacaAAAactgtacatccgctaagaaaagtccaCGAAAACGTAAAGacaacatcaatggagaagtcaacatacaagtgtaagtaaaaacgaatgcAAATAAGTTATACATTTTTCCACTACCCAAAAAGTAAATATCGTagcaaattgaattatggggagtttcaggtctcagagtgaacataattgtacactcgcaaagctGACTAAAAATGACGGCTGGGGGGtttacgttgcaaacttcccttgcttggctaatcatctGGACCACCCTCCAAGATGGTGatggggattcccccaagggcataagtggacgagggtgtgtcttttaagtgctTGGACGCAGCCAGAGTCATTGATGCTTGTTCAGCACATTGCAATGCATCCGGGTATATCAAGCATGCCTGTAAAAACACTGTTGCAGTAATTAACATTTACCAACAGATGGCAGCAACATCCCATCTTACACCCATAACATCTTGACAGGAGCTGTCAATTCACTAACAAAACAAACCTAGTAATAATATCCAACATGAACAGTTTCGTTTTTTTTCAGGTATAAAATTGATAGTCTCCTATATTATATAAATAaaagtgctttcagaaagtatttagaccccttgaccttttccacgttttgttacattacagccttattctaaaatggattttaaaaagaATCCTtagcaatatacacacaataccccataatgacaatgcaaaaacaggtttttagacatttttgcaaatatattatataaaaaataaaataaactgattccttatttacataagtattcagaccatgaGACCTCTGAGAcaaaattgagctcgggtgcatcctgtttccattgatcatccttgagatgtttctacaacttggttggagtccacctgtggtaaatccaaatgattggacatgatttttaTACTGAGGAGTGGTGTCTGGCCATACTACCATCGAAGCCtgattgctgcagagatggttgtccttctagaaggttctcccatctccagaggaactctggagctctgtcagagcgaccatcgggttcttggtcacctccctgaccaaggcccttctcccccaattgctcagtttggctgtgcggccagctctaggaagagtcttggtggttccaaacttcttccatttaaaaatgtaggccactgtgttcttggggaacttaaatgctgcaaacattttttggtacccttccccagatctgtgcctcaacacaatcctgtttcggagattgagacaattccttcgacctcatagcttggtttttgctcggtcaactgtgggaccttatacagacaggtgtgtgcctttccaaatcatgtccaatcaattgaatttaccacaggtggactccaatcaatacCTCACGAACAAAAATATGgatgtaacatgcaacaattttactgcattacagttcatataaggaaatcagtcaattgaaaaaatacttggccctaatctatggatttcacgattGGGAAGCGGTGCAACCATAGGCCCACCGGctgaggagccaggcccagccaatcagaatgagtttttccccacaaaagggctttactacatacagaaatactcctgtttcatcagctgtccgggtggctggtctcagacaatcccgcaggtgaagaagccagatgtggacgTCCTGGGTTGCCGTGGTTATgcgtggtctgcggttgaggctggttgaacgtactgccaaattctctaaaacgatgttggaggcagttTAGAGGATAAATTAAAAATCTaattctctggtggacattcctgcattccaattacacactccctcaaaacttgagacatctgtggcaacaaaactgcacattttagagtggccttttattgtccccagcacaaggttcacctgtataatgatcatgctgtttaaacagcttcttgatatgccacacctgtcaggtggaaagattatcttggcgaaggagaaatgctcactaacagagatgtaaacaaatgcGTTCACCAAATTGAGAAATTGTgcatatggaatatttctgggatcttttatttcagctcatgaagcaaacactttacatgttgcatttatatttctgttcagtatagttgTGCTATGCATTTGTAGAGAGAAAATGATAAGTAGCGTATAGTTACTTTTTCTCCAATGCAATTTCCAACAGCTATTTAAAAGGGGtatcagtgcggcttttgacattatcgatcatagtctgctgttgaaaaaatgtgttatggctttacaccccctgctatattgtggataaagaattacctgtctaacagaacacagagggtgttctttaatggaagccccTCCAACATAATTCAGGTAGAATCAgaaattccccagggcagctgtctaggccccttataTATATATTAACATGTCACTGGCTTTGAGAAAATGTGTATGTATGCGGATGAATCAACACTATAcgcatcagctactacagcaactggaACACttaagagctgcagttagtttcagaatccatggcaaggaataagttagtcctacaTATTGGAAAAAcatcattcactaaacctcaactaaatattgtaagacTGGAAATTGAGTAAgatgaggtgactaaactgcttggagtaaccctggactgtaaactgttatggtcaaaacatgttgagtcaacagtagctaagatagggagaagtctgtccatggcagcagctaatggggatccctaagaAATACAAATACAAGTCACAGGCTGATTTTGAAAATTGTTCCGCGTTAGGATACACCTGAGCATCCTCCGCCGGAGGCGGCAATCGAGGAGAGGAAATGCCTCCGTTCACCTATTAATTCACACATACATATGGTGACCACATCGGTTTCTGGGACACGGAGTTGAGAAAAGGCCTGTAGGTACACttagtatacaaaacattaggaacacctgctctttcaacgacagactgaccaggtgaaagctatgaaccCTTATTGATAAATGATTGTTAACtacacttcaaatcagtgtagatgaaagagTACACAGGAGGTTAAAGGATTTAAGTCTGGAGccagagacatggattgtgtttttgtgccattcagagagtaaATGGGCAAGGAAAAATGTGCCTTTGAAtggtgtatggtagtaggtgtcaggcacaccagtttgagtgtcaagaactgcaatgctgctgggatttacacactcaaaagtttcccgtgtgtatcaagaatggcccaccacccaaaggagatccagccaacttgacgactgtgggaagcattggagtaaacatccctgtggaacacttgacaccttgtggagtccatgccaaCGAATTGAGGTTGGAGTGCAAAatttgttcctaatgttttggaaAGTCTGTCGTATGCGAGTCTGTGATATAAAAATCATAAAACTATTGGATTGTCATTTTCAATATGCTTCCTCTTTAATAAGGGCAAATATTCCACTTAGAAAAAGCAACAGTAAATGCATCTCAGGCTATCAAtctaataaaataacaataattgaGTCTTGTTGGTCCTGGTCTGGTAGCAGTCTCAAGTTAAACCTACTCCCCATACAGTTCACTACTTTTGAGTAGGACCTAAGGTAGTgtactatattgggaatagcGTGTAATTTGAAATTTTCCACATTTCTCTCAGTCCGCTCCCTCTGTGGTCACTGTTGCCACAGCGGTCACATAGTACGCTCCCTCTCGGAGGTAGGACCGCAGGCGTAAGTAGTGCTGGCTACCCAAGATGTCCGCTGCTGTGGAAGAGCTCACCAGCGCCCCCACAAGCTCAAACTTAGCATCCTTCGCTTCCTTGGTCGGACCAGTCGAACGGTCGACAATGAACTCCATGAACCCTGGTGTGCCAATCATTAACCTTTGACCCCATGGCTGGGAAGCAATGGCCTGCAACACAACAAAGACACAATTTCTGAGTTTTAGCCAGTGAGGCAATAATTGAACAAACAATTCCTATGTTTTCATGAAATCACCTCCGACTCAATGACACTTGTCTTTTACAACAGTGGGACAAAATCACAAAGGGTTCATAAAAGGTACCACTGATATAATCAAAAACGGATGGAAGCAACCATTTTATGAGTTTGAATTCTTACATCAGATTCTATACAAAAAATATGTAGTATGGTGCTGAAACATATCCGCAGTCACTTTGTTCCGTttttaagaaagaaaaaaaagtccAGTAATGTGTACATTAATTCCTGACCATCCACTCACAGTGAATATGCGTAGAGCTCTACAGTGGAGCTCAGGGAAGGGCTGGGTGCTGATGTTCCGGATCATCTCCATAGGCTGGTTAGACAGTAGATGGAACCAGGACTCTGTTAGAACCAGCAGGTCCTCTGTCTGCTGTTCAGCCTGGtacgcacacagacacagcatTCTTTACACAAGGTCCATTATGTCGTTTTATGTATGACCTGACTCATTTCAGATAGAAATGCAACttgtagatctgtcattctcattgaaaacaagtcggaaactacactaccgttcaaaagtttagggtcacttagaaattttgttttttaaagaaaagcacactctgtccattaaaataacatcaaattgatcagaaatacagtgtagacatggttaatgttgtaaatgactattgtagctggaaacagctcaTTTAATGgaattgtttgtaagcttgtgtagtctaaaatgaatctgatcgtatgctatccatttgttttttgtatggtgttctttgtatgccattttttatattttagaattaaccaatgatattaggccacatttggccatgattacagacatctgtgtgtcttttgacactatataaacgagtcacccTGCAGTGtttgattataccctgatgaagacaacttggctgtcgaaacgttggacattacatttttgcatctgagctcctagagtgtgcggctctcctttgttttcaaatgtatatacacacacacacacacacacaccactgagatacacagagacacaacacagacagacctgCAGAGTGATTAGGAGTGAGATGGCCTCCAGACAGCGCACTCGCAGCTCGGTGGCTCCACCGCTGGCCAGCTGGCTCATTCTCTTCAGCACAGCATGGAACTTTtcacctgaacacacacaaacccaaacaGAAAGTGAGTAATTGTTATCTACTGCAGTTACTAAATTGTTTATGTAATAAGGAATTAATGCAGTGAAactaaacacaaacaaacaaaataaaaacctgttttctgcAGGACTTGTTTCCCCTCCACGGTGGATCCCAGGATCCCCAGTGTGTCCAGAGCCACTCCAGTCATAACAGGGTCTGGGTCGATGGTCATCTCAAACACCTTGTTCTGGAAAGCTGGGTAGGTCTCACACACGTGCTGGGGACTGTCCATGATGGCCAGGTTCCCAAAGAACTTCACCAGCCCTGTGTGGGAGACATCATGGTCCCATCTGGCTCAGTTGATAGAGCGTGGTGATttcaacgccagggttgtgggtttgattcccatcgGGGCCCAGTACAAACATGTATACTGTACACtatactctggataagagcgtccgcTAAATCACTAAAATGCAAATGTGAGATGAACTCACAACTTCCTCACCTGGCAGGTAGAAACTAGAGAAGGGGTCTGATTTTGCTCCAGTGATCATGTTGGATATCTTATCCATGATGCCTTGCTGTGCCAGGTACTGGCGCCCATGCTGGCTGTGGGAAAGTGTGGTCACCATCTCAATGGCTGTAGCCCTGAAACAGACAGAGGTCACTACATATCATAAAAGGGAAACGGGAGGGGGAGAGTTTGTGTTCTCCGTCTGTGTGGCCAGTGACGGAGAGTGGGAGCAAGAGATTGTCTGTTTTATAGGGTGTGGGTTATCCATGTTTTACCTGACCAGTACATCATCTCCTGTCAGCTCTCCCAGTAGCTGGGAAATAAAGCTGCTGTTGGCACAGTAACCCAGGGAAACAGGAGAGACAGACGATATGTCCACTATCAGCTGCAACAGGAGAGACAAGTCAATATTGAACAGTAGAATTGACATTCCCATTCAAGACATAGGGTATCCCATGATGGGTACCAGCAGCCATATTTGGTGTGCTATTTGTACCATATTTATACTAAGAAAAACACTTCTTTCCATTACTGTGCTTATTGGAATTTGCACTTTATAAAAACATGTTAAAATATTGTTACTAGAGTAGTTACTGCAATATTCAGATGTATGAGCAACTTCATGATAAGGTTACCATATGTTTAACTGATGCTTATCACTATGCTCCGCCATGCAATTCTATTTTCAAACACTCATATGTATGGGCAGGCAGATTTCCAAGAGATTAGACATATTAGGAGACAGACAAACATGTGTGGCAATGCGCGTACCTCATATACTCTGTATCTGACAATATCACTTGTAGCCATCACATCCTTGAGGTCTTTCAGCAAGTCGCTCCTGAATAGAGCATCTAACCCAGCTTTGGAGTGGCTAAGTTTGGCAAGAGCTCGTATTGCCTGTGAAATTGATGAACTGGTCTTGAGCAACAAGTGGTTTTGAAATGTAACATGTGGTTACAAAAATGTATCATCTTTATGCCAACCTCTTTGGCCACTGACATCTTCTCTCCTCTGATGCAGTGGATCACTTCCCGAAGTATGTCTTGGTTGTTCTGAATTTCTGTTACTGCCTCATGGTTCAATACCATTCTACCAATCTGCGGAAAATGAAGATGTTATTGATTATGGCTGCCTGATCTCTGTATTAAAGTTATGCCACCATGACAGCTAGAGCTCCACCCGAGGCTCAGACagaccaggggtgtattcattaatAGCAGaacattttttaaacctgcatatttagtttaaAGAAattcaggttagcaggcaatattaaactagggaaattgtcacttctcttgcgtttatggcacgcagtcagggtatatgcaacagtttgggccgcctggctcgttgcgaactaatttgcctgAATTTGACGTAATTatgacattgaaggttgtgcaatctaacagcaatattta includes:
- the psmd5 gene encoding 26S proteasome non-ATPase regulatory subunit 5 isoform X1 gives rise to the protein MAASIESLFVEIASLEEPIEELQTLKTAVLSIPVSALRDTVSGLRLEVIFSLLNTNDREKIELCVDILGRILLALSPVHLAQNCRVELQAGLKHPDDTVKILALTQIGRMVLNHEAVTEIQNNQDILREVIHCIRGEKMSVAKEAIRALAKLSHSKAGLDALFRSDLLKDLKDVMATSDIVRYRVYELIVDISSVSPVSLGYCANSSFISQLLGELTGDDVLVRATAIEMVTTLSHSQHGRQYLAQQGIMDKISNMITGAKSDPFSSFYLPGLVKFFGNLAIMDSPQHVCETYPAFQNKVFEMTIDPDPVMTGVALDTLGILGSTVEGKQVLQKTGEKFHAVLKRMSQLASGGATELRVRCLEAISLLITLQAEQQTEDLLVLTESWFHLLSNQPMEMIRNISTQPFPELHCRALRIFTAIASQPWGQRLMIGTPGFMEFIVDRSTGPTKEAKDAKFELVGALVSSSTAADILGSQHYLRLRSYLREGAYYVTAVATVTTEGAD
- the psmd5 gene encoding 26S proteasome non-ATPase regulatory subunit 5 isoform X2 translates to MAASIESLFVEIASLEEPIEELQTLKTAVLSIPVSALRDTVSGLRLEVIFSLLNTNDREKIELCVDILGRILLALSPVHLAQNCRVELQAGLKHPDDTVKILALTQLIVDISSVSPVSLGYCANSSFISQLLGELTGDDVLVRATAIEMVTTLSHSQHGRQYLAQQGIMDKISNMITGAKSDPFSSFYLPGLVKFFGNLAIMDSPQHVCETYPAFQNKVFEMTIDPDPVMTGVALDTLGILGSTVEGKQVLQKTGEKFHAVLKRMSQLASGGATELRVRCLEAISLLITLQAEQQTEDLLVLTESWFHLLSNQPMEMIRNISTQPFPELHCRALRIFTAIASQPWGQRLMIGTPGFMEFIVDRSTGPTKEAKDAKFELVGALVSSSTAADILGSQHYLRLRSYLREGAYYVTAVATVTTEGAD